Genomic segment of Bubalus kerabau isolate K-KA32 ecotype Philippines breed swamp buffalo chromosome 6, PCC_UOA_SB_1v2, whole genome shotgun sequence:
CTTAAGCAGTTGAACATGGACATCTCTTAAAAAGAATTTGGGGGAACCCGACCAAAGGAtccaaattctatttttaataactgATACAAAGGTGAAGTGGCTCCTCCCAAGCAGCAGTGCCTCTGGGGCCTGTCCCAGCCCGCGCCCACCTTTGTTATGCTCCCCATCAAACCCTGATGCTCTTGTTCCAAAGGAGACTTTTTCCTTCTGAGAGGTTCAGTGTCCAGGGAGCTCCCGTGTGAATGAGGTGAGCACAGACTCCACGTGGGTTTTTAAGGCTTGGAGTCAAAGTAATGTTCTAACACGGCGAGGCAGAATCAGATGTCAAGTGGCCTGTCTCCAGTTTGTTCTATTCCTCACCACACATTTGTAGACCTAGGACCACAGACCTTTGCTATGTCATCATAATCACGTCTAATGTCCATCCTAACTTATGATTCATATTCTGTGCCTGGAAACAGTCCCTGTATTTAACAATAATACCTACACATAAAACAATCCACTGTTACAACTTATATGGTCACAAAACATTAATGATCTTCTGTAGACCAAGCAAATGTTTTTAACCATAATTGTCGTGCATCAAATTCACAGCCAGAATCCCCAAGATCAAAAAAATTTGCACAATACAAATAATAActtaaaatacacatacacacatatacacacactctcacacacacttcTTACAGAACTGTGCTTGGGGAAACTCCATTTGTTGAGTGCCACTGAGGGCATATTTTTGTTAAACTGCTGCTCCAGGTGTTTTTGTTTGAAAAATCTATCACAGTAGGGCACAGCTGTTTATTCGATgagcagaaaagaaagatatGCTTGTGGCAACCAGAAAGTTTTAAGGTCTTTCAAGTTGTATAAAATGGACCTGCAGAAACATTTAAGTGTTCTCAGGATGAAAAGTTGGAGCTGAAATGTGATATCAAACCAGTTGCAAAAAGTGTACAGCAGCCATCTCTTGAGGTCAAACCTGGTACCCAGATATGCAAGAAAGCTTCAGGACACATCTATAAATtaggaacaaaaaataaaagagttaagaatactaaaaatatagggtcatgcatttttaatattaactAACGGTGAATATGATAAACAGTATGGAGGATATGAATCACCATTCAAGAGGTCCTAAATTCACAAGAATTTAAGAGAAGATAATTCTTAAGAACTTACATATATAGCTGCTTATAATTTACGTTTTGAGCAACCAGTAGTGACAAAATCTTTACAATTAAGAAATTCTGACCACACACTTGATAAGCTATCTTAAGGACTCAATTTTCATAAATTAACAGCTGAAAGTATCTTTCTGAGGGAAAAGTCAGATAATAAATTGGCACTGAAGTCAGACTACCTGGGTTTTAATTCTGGCTGAACCACTAGCAATATGAGCCtggacaaattatttaacttctttaaatACTCTTACCTTTAAAATGGGACAAGTAGCAGTTTCTCCCTCACAGGGGAATTATGGATTAAACAAACTTTAGGAGGATTTAAATGGTTCAGCACAGTGCTGGACATACAAGTATTCTTTAAATGTTATCTATTATTTTACTTCATAGGGGCTTTTGGCTCCCAAGAGACAAGGTACCCAGTGTCAAAATCTTGCTCTTGGAAGTTGAAAAAGTCAACGAAAGACTTGGCAATACTTACAGCTTGTTGGCCTTGTCCCATATCGTCGCATAATCTGATCATGTGTGAATTTCACAAAAGATTCATATTGTTCTGTGAGGGGAAAGACAGTATATACTATCCCCAGAAACTCTCCCACAGTTTTTCAAGAATCAAGGGTCAGAATCACATATAGCTTCCCATTTAACATTACCCACTCTTAGGCCCTCCTTATAATGGTCACTCTGAGATCTATTCCTTTTTCTTAGATCCCAGAGCCAAATCTCTAGTTCCTAGGTTTGGTCACTGATCATCTCTAACATTTTCCTAATAATCTCACCCCTGCCATAATTTCATCTCCTGCTAATGGCTCCCCAAGACAGGCAGCTATGCATACTACTACAAGTCAGCAAATCTTAGTGTATCTCCTATAGGACATGAAGCTTGAAGCTCTTTTCTGCACTTTATCTTTGCTATAAATTTCAACATACACATTGAGTGATAGAGGTGGCATGGCTAGAAAGCTAAGAGAAAATGCCACAGTACCTAACTACAGACAGTTCCATAGAAGTTACCTTCTGAAGGGGAAACTCAgtagaaagacagaaggcagtCTGACATCCATGAACAAAGAAGTCCAAACAATTTTGGAGTGGGGGTGGAAGAGGGGAATGACACACTACAGCTTCCTCTTATAATACACACCATTAGTGTATTAAAGGATCAAAGAGGTTCTGCTATAAAGAAATTCATTTAACACTCTGTTAAGTCAACAGTTCTCAATTTAAAGCCGACCTACTGACATTCTGTAATGTACGCCACCAGGTGAGAAAACAATACTGTTACGGGAAGAAGTTGTTGCCTAAAAACCTCTCTGATCACATCATCCTCTCTCACTAAACAGGTACTACTTTCTATTCTTGATTTAGATACCTTCCTTTTACAAAAGGCTTTACTTGTTGCCATCACTAATCACTCTGTTCTAGCCTGAGCAGTGCTTTCCAGACATTAAAGTACCTCTAAATCACAAGATGCCCGACTTCCACATCCACAAAGAGACTCCCACCAGAACTCTGAATCTGTTGACTATACTCTTTCcaaccacctgatgggaagttaGCATGATCCCCACCCACCTGTCTACTCACCAGCTATTCCAAATAACCTTCTCAATGCCTTTATTCatatggaaaattcttgaaagaaaagcttggCTTGTTtcgaaaatgcaaatgaaagtcCTTCCATACAatgtataaataaaatgcttagaatcCAAAAGAGAGTAATTAAGGAGAGTAACGTAATACTTAAAATTCATTGAACTCTCTGGTATTAAGTTTTATGCTTTTTCTAAGTTACCATTTACTTAACCGGGATTAATCCTTACTGAATCCTAATAACAACGGTCATAGCCACTGCGTCAGCCTACCTGCTAGTTTAGTATTGAGGATTTGCTCATATTCCTCCCGAATTTTATCTTCATAGTCTTTTAAGAGACGCTCACATATTATTCCAACTTGTCGGAGCGTAAAGGTGGGCTGGTCCTTTTTCATCCAGGAGGAACCTGGCCAAAAGACAAATCTAGTTTACATAACACATTCCAGCTGTAGGGTTCTGAATTGGTAACTAAACAAAGGGTCCTAgaatataaaaattgttttaaaaagtagtaatTTCCACTACTTTACAACACATGAAATAGTATCACAAAATTCTGTTTCTGACATTCGTTCTACAAGGCAAATCTAGTAGGAAGAAAGTGTGTTCAAGTGTGCTAGCTTATCTGCAcacagaaaaatggttctgatgcCATTAATAATCTGAGCCCATACAGAATGTTCACCTGGTAAAGAACAAAAAGGTTAAAGCTGATAGAAAGACTGGATTAAAGAAAACAGATTCACAGTGTAAgagctgggtttccctggtagctcagctggtaaagaatccgcccacaatgcaggagacaccggtttgattcctgggttgggaagatcccctggagaagggataggctacccactccagtattcttgggcttccctggtggctcagctggtaaagaatccgcctgtaatgtgggaaacctgggttcgatccctgggttaggaagattccccaaggaaggcatggcaacccactccagtattcctgtccgGAGAACCcccacagtccaaggggttgcaatgagttgtacatgcctgagcaactaagcacagcatagcacacatAAGAGCTACCCTGATCCTTGGAGATCATCTACACCTATGTTTAATCATGGTGGTACATCATAATTATCTgtagaataaacaacaacaaaaaagatacaTATTGATTTAATTCTGGGGTAAAAGGGCTTGGGGACTGTTTAAGTTACACAGGTGATTCTGATAAGAAATAGCTGACCTGCCCGAAATAAAAAACTGTTAAGTCACTGACGTATGAAGGAAAGAGACAATTAGGCACTAAAAATCTCATCTTTGATCCCTTTTAAAACTAGGTTGAGGAAAATGAAATGTTCATAAGATTGCAGCTGGAAAGCAAAATTTCCACTGGGATGCCAGATGGAAATTGGCTTCCTGACCATGATAAAAGCAGCAGCTCTGTCCCACTTCTGAATTTTCCTCAAAGCTCAGCCTGAAATCTGTTTCTTGAGCCCTCTTGGTCTATAAACCagttaaattatttataattgtttctCTACTCATAATATTCTATTACATCAAAATTATATTACTAAAATCCCAAGAGAATATTAAGGAGACTTGCTAGTTACAATCACTGAAAGATCTATCACTCATGTATGTACAATTAATTGGAAAGGGTGTTGTCTGAGAGCCAAGACCTCTGGGTTAGAAgacaattgaaataaaaattatttcatgtgaaattcacataaaatgaaccattttaaaactgaacaattcagtggcatttagtatagtcatacggagaaggcaatggcaccccactccagtactcttgcctggaaaatcctacggacggaggagcctggaaggctgcagtccatggggtcgcacagagtcggacacgactgaagcgacttagcagtagcagcagcagtatagtcaTAATGTACAACCACCACCTCTatctaatttcaaaatatttccatcACTCCAAGTAACACCACTTACCCATTAAGCAATTTGTCCCCACTCCCCCTACCTCCTGGCTAACATTAATCTGTGTTCTATAAGGAGACTAATTTTAATCAAGGCAATTTAAAACTCGACAAACTGTTAAAAGGAGAATATTCTGTGAGGAACTAAACTCCTCTACTGTTAAAGTAGGCAGAGTTCACTACCAGAGGTGATGTTTGAGCCCCGGCCTGTTGACTATTTGCAGGGACTCATGGCTGAACTATGTGACCATGAAGGTTCCCTCCAACCCTGAGATGCTATTTTTGAGCACATCCTCTCTGACCACCTGTCGATGTTATAGAGCAATGCTGTCACACAGCGGTCTCCAGTAACGGAAATCTTCTATAGTGGTGTCTAATGCAACAGTCACAGGTGGCTGTTAAGTATTTGAAATATGGCTACAGCAGCTgagaaactaaaattttattaaatgttaagtaatttaaaattcaACAGCTACATGTGGCTACTGGCTATGGTACTAGATGCTGCAGTTACAAAGGGTACTCTTGAACTGGGTGGAAGGAAGGTCAATCCAATCAACCTAAGTAAGGTCTTTTGTAATTTCATGACTAtggttttaaaagtatttataagTAGTAATATAATGTATACACTTTACCAATTTTATTACTTAGATGAAATCAATTCTGGCTTAGGAAACCATTTTAATTACCAATTACAAACTCTTAAATGGATTATGCACACTAAAACATGCTTACCTGGAGAACTAGGTGCTGTGAGTGTTGAGGAGTGAGGCTGACTTTCCGAAGTACAAGCTTCACTCTGATTAAGAACAACTTCTAAATGTCTCCACCTCTGATAACGACTATATTCTTGTTTTATGTTCTGAAAAATTTGctctaataaaaaagaaacacacttgAGCATGCACTTTATTGTTACTTCTTCACGCTTCCTGTCCCTTTTTCCATGTTATACATATTaacaagaaaaatgtttataCCAGATACAGCATTCCTCTTATAACCCCCTAAGTGCTTCCTCTTATTGCCACTGTTTCAATAATTACATAGCGTAGCAGCTATTTTGGCATAAACCACCCAGATATTAATAGttcactttgcttcttttcttgtgACAATGATGACCAGATCTGCCGTTTGCTGTGGGATTAACTAGGACGACTTACagcaacaaataaacaaacaaagccATGCTTCACCTAATAAAGAGCTATTTTTGATCTCTGTTGAGTTGCACAATTTCACAAACCAGGGAATTAAGAGTCTCTTACTACCCAAGGGCTTCTAACAATGAAACTCTTATACTGTTTGGAATTTAAGCTCTCTGGGGAAGGGGACAGTAGAAATCATTAGGTTCACAGCTTGGACATTGACCAAGAGAAGATCTGACATTATTGCTTGGAATGGGTGGTCAGAGCTTAGCAATAAATTTTCTGATCCTATAAGAGGCAGTATTTGGTAGGATTCAGACTACTATTCTGTGTCAAGGTAATAAATCAATTTGCTAATGCTATTAAAGGGAGTCCAAAACACACAAATCACTAACCACCCTGAAGGCCTCTCCCAGAGACAATACAGAATCTGAAAGGATGTGGTTTTCAAgttttctggtgtgtgtgtgtgttttttttttt
This window contains:
- the AKIRIN1 gene encoding akirin-1 isoform X2, which codes for MACGATLKRPMEFEAALLSPGSPKRRRCAPLSGPTPGLRPPDAEPPPLLQMQTPPPTLQQPAPPGSERRLPTPGSSWMKKDQPTFTLRQVGIICERLLKDYEDKIREEYEQILNTKLAEQYESFVKFTHDQIMRRYGTRPTSYVS
- the AKIRIN1 gene encoding akirin-1 isoform X1 gives rise to the protein MACGATLKRPMEFEAALLSPGSPKRRRCAPLSGPTPGLRPPDAEPPPLLQMQTPPPTLQQPAPPGSERRLPTPEQIFQNIKQEYSRYQRWRHLEVVLNQSEACTSESQPHSSTLTAPSSPGSSWMKKDQPTFTLRQVGIICERLLKDYEDKIREEYEQILNTKLAEQYESFVKFTHDQIMRRYGTRPTSYVS